A genomic stretch from Cellulomonas sp. KRMCY2 includes:
- the hisN gene encoding histidinol-phosphatase: MTVRSGYDDDLRLAHVIADQVDSMTMSRFRAQDLVVETKPDTTPVTDADRYAEEIVRSQLARTRPRDAVMGEELPDTGHGPRQWVIDPIDGTKNFVRGVPVWATLIALIDAGQVVLGLVSAPALGRRWWAANGSGAWTGKSLAAASRLQVSQVDRLEDASLSYSSLSGWEDQGRLDVFLDLTRSVWRTRGYGDFWSYVLVAEGAVDIAAEPELALHDMAALVPIVTEAGGTFTSVSGVPGPFGGSALVTNGLLHDQVLALLAPTVEQ, encoded by the coding sequence TGACCATGTCCCGGTTCCGCGCCCAGGACCTGGTGGTCGAGACGAAGCCGGACACCACGCCGGTCACCGACGCCGACCGGTACGCCGAGGAGATCGTCAGGTCCCAGCTCGCCAGGACCAGGCCGCGCGACGCCGTGATGGGCGAGGAGCTGCCGGACACCGGGCACGGCCCGCGGCAGTGGGTCATCGACCCGATCGACGGGACCAAGAACTTCGTCCGCGGGGTGCCGGTCTGGGCGACCCTGATCGCCCTGATCGACGCCGGCCAGGTCGTGCTCGGCCTGGTCAGCGCACCCGCACTGGGTCGCCGCTGGTGGGCAGCGAACGGGTCCGGGGCGTGGACCGGCAAGTCGCTCGCGGCCGCGAGCCGGCTGCAGGTCTCCCAGGTCGACCGGCTCGAGGACGCGTCACTGTCCTACTCGAGCCTGAGCGGCTGGGAGGACCAGGGTCGCCTCGACGTGTTCCTCGACCTGACCCGTTCGGTGTGGCGCACCCGAGGCTACGGCGACTTCTGGTCGTATGTGCTCGTTGCCGAGGGGGCCGTCGACATCGCGGCCGAGCCGGAGCTGGCCCTGCACGACATGGCCGCGCTGGTGCCCATCGTGACGGAGGCGGGCGGCACGTTCACCTCGGTCAGTGGCGTCCCGGGCCCGTTCGGGGGCTCGGCGCTGGTGACGAACGGCCTCCTGCACGACCAGGTCCTCGCGCTGCTCGCACCCACCGTCGAGCAGTGA